The proteins below are encoded in one region of Ornithinimicrobium avium:
- the leuD gene encoding 3-isopropylmalate dehydratase small subunit: MEKFSTHTGVGVPLRRANVDTDQIIPAHYLKRVSRTGFEDGLFSRWREDPAFVLNQPVYAQGSVLVAGPDFGTGSSREHAVWALQQYGFRAVLSSKFADIFRGNSGKGGLLTAQLEQGDIELIWKQLEAEPGTTITVDLPARSVTCGDVVATFTIDDYVAWRLENGLDDISLTLRHEDDITAYEAARPSWKPVVTAAVE, encoded by the coding sequence ATGGAGAAGTTCAGCACGCACACCGGCGTCGGCGTCCCGCTGCGCCGCGCCAACGTGGACACCGACCAGATCATCCCCGCGCACTACCTCAAGCGGGTCAGCCGCACCGGTTTCGAGGACGGGCTGTTCTCGCGGTGGCGCGAGGACCCCGCCTTCGTGCTCAACCAACCGGTCTATGCGCAGGGCTCGGTGCTGGTCGCCGGCCCGGACTTCGGCACCGGCAGCAGCCGCGAGCACGCGGTCTGGGCGCTGCAGCAGTACGGCTTCCGCGCCGTCCTGTCCTCCAAGTTCGCCGACATCTTCCGCGGCAACTCCGGCAAGGGCGGGCTGCTCACCGCCCAGCTGGAGCAGGGCGACATCGAGCTCATCTGGAAGCAGCTGGAGGCCGAGCCGGGCACGACGATCACCGTCGACCTGCCCGCTCGCTCCGTCACCTGCGGCGACGTCGTGGCCACCTTCACCATCGACGACTACGTCGCCTGGCGCCTGGAGAACGGTCTGGACGACATCTCCCTGACTCTTCGCCACGAGGACGACATCACCGCCTACGAGGCCGCCCGCCCCTCATGGAAGCCGGTCGTCACCGCAGCCGTCGAGTAG
- the leuC gene encoding 3-isopropylmalate dehydratase large subunit, producing the protein MAGLTLAEKLWAQHVVRSAEEEPDLLYIDLHLIHEVTSPQAFDGLRAAGRQVRRPDLTLATEDHNTPTTLGPVTDPVSRTQLETLKTNCEQFGIVHHERGRLGQGIVHVIGPELGLTQPGMTIVCGDSHTSTHGAFGALAFGIGTSEVEHVLATQTLPLKPFRTMAINVDGELPPGVSAKDIILAVINRIGTGGGQGYVLEYRGSAIEALSMEGRMTICNMSIEAGARAGMIAPDETTFAYVKGRPHAPKGQEWDAAVQAWRALRTDDDAVFDAEVHLDAAQLTPYVTWGTNPAQSVQLGEAVPDPLSFHTDDAKDSARRALEYMGLEAGTPMREVAVDVVFLGSCTNARIEDLRAAAAVLRGHQVADGVQLMVVPGSHAVRLQAEEEGLDKVFTDAGGDWRLAGCSMCLGMNPDQLLPEQRCASTSNRNFEGRQGARGRTHLVSPVVAAATAVRGTLSSPADLNQEALL; encoded by the coding sequence ATGGCCGGACTGACGTTGGCCGAGAAGCTCTGGGCGCAGCACGTCGTGCGCTCTGCCGAGGAAGAGCCGGACCTCCTCTACATCGACCTGCACCTCATCCACGAGGTGACCAGCCCGCAGGCCTTTGACGGGCTGCGCGCCGCGGGGCGCCAGGTGCGGCGGCCGGACCTGACGCTGGCGACCGAGGACCACAACACGCCGACCACGCTGGGCCCGGTGACCGACCCGGTCTCGCGCACCCAGCTGGAGACCCTGAAGACCAACTGCGAGCAGTTCGGGATCGTCCACCACGAGCGGGGCCGGCTGGGTCAGGGCATCGTGCACGTGATCGGTCCGGAGCTGGGGCTGACCCAGCCGGGCATGACGATCGTGTGCGGGGACTCCCACACCTCCACGCACGGCGCGTTCGGGGCGCTGGCCTTCGGGATCGGCACCTCCGAGGTCGAGCACGTGCTGGCCACCCAGACGCTGCCGCTGAAGCCGTTCCGGACGATGGCGATCAACGTCGACGGGGAGCTGCCCCCCGGGGTGAGCGCCAAGGACATCATCCTGGCGGTCATCAACCGGATCGGCACCGGCGGCGGACAGGGCTACGTGCTGGAGTACCGCGGGTCGGCGATCGAGGCGCTCTCGATGGAGGGCCGGATGACGATCTGCAACATGTCGATCGAGGCCGGGGCGCGGGCCGGGATGATCGCACCGGACGAGACGACCTTCGCCTACGTCAAGGGCCGCCCGCACGCCCCGAAGGGCCAGGAGTGGGACGCGGCGGTGCAGGCGTGGCGGGCGCTGCGCACCGACGACGACGCGGTCTTCGACGCCGAGGTGCACCTCGACGCCGCGCAGCTGACCCCCTACGTCACCTGGGGCACCAACCCGGCGCAGTCGGTGCAGCTGGGCGAGGCGGTGCCCGACCCGCTCAGCTTCCACACCGACGATGCGAAGGACTCCGCGCGTCGTGCGCTGGAGTACATGGGTCTGGAGGCCGGGACGCCGATGCGGGAGGTCGCCGTCGACGTGGTCTTCCTCGGCTCGTGCACCAACGCCCGGATCGAGGACCTGCGGGCCGCGGCCGCCGTGCTGCGCGGTCACCAGGTCGCCGACGGCGTCCAGCTGATGGTCGTGCCCGGCTCGCACGCGGTGCGTCTGCAGGCGGAGGAGGAGGGCCTGGACAAGGTGTTCACCGACGCCGGTGGGGACTGGCGGCTGGCGGGCTGCTCGATGTGCCTGGGCATGAACCCCGACCAGCTGCTTCCCGAGCAGCGCTGCGCCTCCACCTCCAACCGCAACTTCGAGGGCCGTCAGGGCGCCCGGGGCCGCACCCACCTGGTCTCCCCCGTCGTCGCGGCCGCGACCGCGGTGCGGGGCACCCTGTCCTCCCCGGCCGACCTGAACCAGGAGGCGCTGCTCTGA
- a CDS encoding 3-isopropylmalate dehydrogenase: MRRHAIAVLPGDGVGPEVTRAALTVLDAAESRFDFTTGRTEVPLGADHYLERGELLTEGTVEQLRAHDAILFGAIGSPRVTPGVLERGIILALRRAMEQAINLRPVRLYPGVPTPIAGLTPERCDLVVVRENTEGAYVAQGSSVHVGTPAQVAVQESVNTWYAVERAVDFAYRLAAVRRGRLTLCHKTNVLVEAGKLWTAVMESVGERFPDVETDYVHVDAMCMHLPVSPERFDVVVTDNLFGDIVTDLGAVLQGGLGVAASGNLNIAGNGTSMFEPIHGSAPDIAGRGWANPAGACLSLAMMLGHLGEGEAAAGVEAATTAVLAGLPALAGEGMGASTQELGERIAGLLADGSAPPVEGSLMSQLTQVMAR, translated from the coding sequence ATGCGCCGACACGCCATCGCCGTCCTTCCCGGGGACGGTGTGGGTCCGGAGGTGACCCGGGCCGCGCTCACGGTCCTGGACGCCGCCGAGTCCCGCTTCGACTTCACCACCGGGCGCACAGAGGTCCCCCTCGGCGCCGACCACTACCTGGAGCGGGGCGAGCTGCTCACCGAGGGGACGGTCGAGCAGCTCCGCGCGCACGACGCCATCCTCTTCGGCGCGATCGGCAGCCCGCGGGTGACTCCTGGCGTCCTCGAGCGCGGGATCATCCTGGCCCTGCGCCGGGCGATGGAGCAGGCGATCAACCTGCGCCCGGTCCGGCTCTATCCGGGCGTCCCGACGCCGATCGCCGGGCTCACCCCCGAGCGCTGCGACCTCGTCGTGGTCCGCGAGAACACCGAGGGCGCCTACGTGGCGCAGGGCAGCAGCGTCCACGTCGGCACGCCCGCTCAGGTCGCCGTCCAGGAGTCGGTCAACACCTGGTATGCCGTCGAGCGCGCCGTCGACTTCGCCTACCGGCTCGCGGCGGTGCGCCGGGGGCGGCTGACCCTCTGCCACAAGACCAACGTCCTGGTCGAGGCCGGCAAGCTGTGGACCGCGGTCATGGAGAGCGTCGGGGAGCGCTTCCCCGACGTCGAGACCGACTACGTCCACGTCGACGCGATGTGCATGCACCTGCCGGTCAGCCCGGAGCGCTTCGACGTCGTCGTCACCGACAACCTGTTCGGCGACATCGTCACCGACCTGGGCGCCGTGCTGCAGGGCGGCCTCGGCGTGGCCGCCAGCGGCAACCTGAACATCGCCGGCAACGGCACGAGCATGTTCGAGCCGATCCACGGGTCGGCACCGGACATCGCGGGCCGCGGCTGGGCCAACCCGGCCGGTGCCTGCCTCTCGCTGGCGATGATGCTCGGCCACCTCGGCGAGGGAGAGGCCGCGGCCGGCGTCGAGGCTGCCACCACCGCCGTGCTGGCCGGCCTGCCGGCCCTCGCCGGTGAGGGCATGGGGGCCTCCACGCAGGAGCTCGGCGAGCGGATCGCCGGCCTCCTCGCCGACGGCTCGGCCCCGCCCGTGGAGGGCAGCCTGATGAGCCAACTGACGCAGGTGATGGCCAGGTGA
- the alr gene encoding alanine racemase, which yields MSAYLDLWPARATVDLDAIADNVRALREHVGGTELMAVVKADAYGHGLVPSARAALTGGACALGVAQPSEALALREAGVEAPVLTWLVAPGTAVAPLVSAGVEVAVSAPWLLDELAETARDLGRTATVQLKVDTGLGRNGAFGLPLVDGDPRTAWTDLVEHAARLEAEGAVRVRGVFTHFAYADAPQHPTVRAQQDAFADAVAVAERGGLTPEVRHMANSAATLTTPQASWDMVRPGLAVYGLSPVPDLGPAAELGLRPAMRVTARVAVAKRVPAGQGLSYGHTYVTPRETTVVDVPLGYADGIPRHASGSGPVQIGGRRFTVSGRVCMDQFVVDVGDLPVAAGDEVVFFGPGDGGEPTAQDWAEAAGTISYEIVTRFGPRVPRVYVGGAA from the coding sequence GTGAGCGCCTACCTCGACCTGTGGCCCGCGCGGGCCACCGTGGACCTCGACGCCATCGCGGACAACGTCCGGGCGCTGCGCGAGCACGTGGGCGGGACCGAGCTGATGGCCGTGGTCAAGGCGGACGCCTACGGCCACGGTCTGGTCCCCTCCGCCCGCGCGGCCCTGACCGGCGGTGCCTGTGCGCTGGGCGTCGCCCAGCCCTCCGAGGCCCTCGCCCTGCGCGAGGCCGGGGTGGAGGCACCGGTGCTCACCTGGCTCGTGGCGCCCGGCACCGCCGTCGCGCCGCTGGTGTCCGCCGGTGTCGAGGTCGCGGTGTCCGCCCCGTGGCTGCTGGACGAGCTGGCCGAGACCGCCCGCGACCTGGGCCGCACGGCGACCGTCCAGCTCAAGGTCGACACCGGCCTGGGCCGCAACGGTGCCTTCGGCCTGCCGCTCGTCGACGGCGACCCCCGGACCGCCTGGACCGACCTCGTCGAGCACGCCGCCCGGCTCGAGGCGGAGGGTGCGGTGCGCGTCCGCGGCGTCTTCACCCACTTCGCCTACGCCGACGCCCCGCAGCACCCGACGGTCCGCGCCCAGCAGGACGCGTTCGCCGACGCCGTGGCCGTGGCCGAGCGGGGCGGACTGACCCCCGAGGTCCGCCACATGGCCAACTCGGCCGCCACGCTGACCACGCCGCAGGCCTCCTGGGACATGGTGCGGCCCGGGCTGGCCGTCTACGGGCTCTCGCCCGTCCCTGACCTCGGCCCGGCCGCCGAGCTCGGCCTGCGCCCGGCGATGCGCGTGACCGCGCGGGTCGCCGTCGCCAAGCGGGTGCCGGCCGGACAGGGTCTGTCCTACGGCCACACCTACGTCACGCCGCGCGAGACCACGGTGGTGGACGTCCCGCTCGGCTACGCCGACGGCATACCTCGTCATGCCTCCGGGAGCGGTCCGGTGCAGATCGGCGGGCGACGCTTCACGGTGTCCGGACGGGTCTGCATGGACCAGTTCGTCGTCGACGTGGGCGACCTGCCGGTCGCCGCGGGTGACGAGGTCGTCTTCTTCGGACCCGGTGACGGCGGCGAGCCCACCGCTCAGGACTGGGCCGAGGCGGCCGGCACGATCTCCTACGAGATCGTCACGCGCTTCGGGCCGCGGGTGCCGCGGGTCTACGTCGGCGGCGCAGCGTGA
- the tsaE gene encoding tRNA (adenosine(37)-N6)-threonylcarbamoyltransferase complex ATPase subunit type 1 TsaE: protein MSASAGGAEQVGRVLPTADDTRELGRTLGGLLVAGDLVVLTGELGAGKTTFTQGLAEGLRVRGPITSPTFVIARVHPSLVGGPPLVHVDAYRLGGAAELDDLDLDESLEESVTVVEWGHGLAEQLAEQFLEVVLERSDSEDGDQQERRVLLRGAGPRWAGLVAGLEVTRPGHG from the coding sequence GTGAGCGCGTCCGCCGGGGGTGCCGAGCAGGTCGGCCGGGTCCTCCCGACCGCCGACGACACCCGGGAGCTGGGCCGCACGCTCGGAGGACTGCTGGTGGCGGGCGACCTGGTCGTGCTGACCGGCGAGCTCGGGGCCGGCAAGACCACCTTCACCCAGGGGCTCGCCGAAGGTCTGCGGGTGCGCGGTCCGATCACCTCGCCCACCTTCGTCATCGCCCGCGTGCACCCCTCGCTCGTGGGCGGCCCGCCGCTCGTCCACGTCGACGCCTACCGCCTCGGCGGGGCGGCCGAGCTCGACGACCTCGACCTCGACGAGTCGCTGGAGGAGTCGGTGACCGTCGTGGAGTGGGGGCACGGCCTCGCCGAGCAGCTGGCGGAGCAGTTCCTGGAGGTCGTGCTGGAGCGGTCGGACAGCGAGGACGGCGACCAGCAGGAGCGGCGTGTCCTGCTGCGCGGGGCCGGCCCGCGCTGGGCCGGGCTGGTGGCTGGGCTGGAGGTCACGCGCCCCGGTCACGGCTAG
- a CDS encoding arsenate reductase/protein-tyrosine-phosphatase family protein has product MAEIGILTVCTGNVCRSPLMERLLQRTLDQRYGRGVVPVRSAGTRALVGSPMDERAAEVLRGLGGDPDGFVARRLVEPMVSSAALVLTATREHRAQVSRMHPRAMRRTFTFRELAHLLDSVGDEEELPDGEDPQALLARLAEIGTAHRGLHRPARQEDLDVADPYRRGDEVYALMREQVVTAYPALARVLGGR; this is encoded by the coding sequence GTGGCCGAGATCGGGATACTCACCGTCTGCACGGGCAACGTGTGCCGGTCCCCGCTCATGGAGCGGCTGCTCCAGCGCACGCTCGACCAGCGCTACGGCCGGGGCGTGGTGCCGGTGCGGTCGGCCGGCACGAGGGCGCTGGTCGGCTCTCCGATGGACGAGCGCGCGGCCGAGGTGCTGCGCGGCCTGGGCGGGGACCCCGACGGTTTCGTGGCCCGCCGGCTCGTCGAACCGATGGTCAGCTCGGCCGCGCTGGTGCTGACCGCGACCCGCGAGCACCGGGCGCAGGTGTCCCGGATGCATCCGCGCGCGATGAGACGGACCTTCACCTTCCGCGAGCTGGCGCACCTCCTGGACAGCGTCGGCGACGAGGAGGAGCTGCCCGACGGCGAGGACCCGCAGGCGCTGCTCGCCCGGCTGGCCGAGATCGGCACCGCCCACCGCGGCCTCCACCGCCCGGCCAGGCAGGAGGACCTCGACGTCGCCGACCCCTACCGGCGCGGGGACGAGGTCTACGCGCTGATGCGCGAGCAGGTCGTCACGGCATACCCGGCCCTGGCACGGGTGCTCGGAGGACGGTGA